A single region of the Maylandia zebra isolate NMK-2024a linkage group LG17, Mzebra_GT3a, whole genome shotgun sequence genome encodes:
- the mafaa gene encoding transcription factor MafAa — translation MATDLAMSAELPNSPLAIEYVNDFDLMKFEVKKEPPEADRYCHRLPSGSLSSTPISTPCSSVPSSPSFCAPSPGAQPNQGLASGVSSNGSSNNSGGNNNHSTGGKPQLEDLYWIPSYQHHINPEALNLTPEDAVEALIGNAHHHHHHQTYEGFRGQQYVGEDLSAASAAHHHQAHHHHHHHHHGHHARLEDRFSDEQLVSMTVRELNRQLRGFSKEEVIRLKQKRRTLKNRGYAQSCRFKRVQQRHMLETEKCTLQNQVEQLKQDVARLVKERDLYKEKYEKLASRTYNAGGPANTRDPSGKQANAEFFM, via the coding sequence ATGGCCACCGACCTCGCCATGAGCGCAGAGCTGCCCAACAGCCCTCTGGCCATCGAGTATGTCAACGACTTTGACCTGATGAAGTTCGAGGTCAAGAAGGAGCCGCCGGAGGCCGACCGCTACTGCCACCGCCTCCCGTCGGGCTCCCTCTCCTCCACCCCGATTAGCACCCCTTGTTCCTCCGTGCCTTCTTCGCCCAGCTTCTGCGCCCCGAGCCCGGGCGCGCAGCCGAACCAGGGCCTCGCCAGCGGCGTCAGCAGCAAcggcagcagcaacaacagcgGCGGCAACAACAATCACAGCACCGGGGGGAAGCCCCAGCTGGAGGACCTGTACTGGATCCCCAGCTACCAGCACCACATCAATCCGGAGGCGCTCAACCTGACGCCGGAGGACGCGGTGGAGGCCCTCATCGGCAACgcgcaccaccaccaccaccaccagacCTACGAGGGTTTCCGCGGGCAGCAGTACGTTGGCGAGGACCTCTCCGCGGCCTCGGCGGCCCACCATCACCAAGcgcatcaccaccaccaccaccaccaccacggcCACCACGCCCGCCTCGAAGATCGCTTCTCGGACGAGCAGTTGGTCAGCATGACAGTGCGGGAGCTGAACCGGCAGCTCCGAGGCTTCAGCAAAGAGGAGGTGATCCGCCTGAAGCAGAAGAGGCGCACGCTCAAGAACCGCGGCTACGCGCAGTCCTGCCGCTTCAAGCGCGTGCAGCAGAGGCACATGCTGGAGACCGAAAAGTGCACCCTGCAGAACCAGGTGGAACAGCTGAAGCAGGACGTGGCGCGCCTGGTCAAGGAGAGGGATCTATACAAGGAGAAGTACGAGAAGCTGGCCAGCCGGACCTACAATGCCGGCGGACCCGCGAACACGAGAGATCCGTCCGGGAAACAAGCTAACGCCGAGTTCTTCATGTGA